Proteins from a single region of Flavobacterium sp. K5-23:
- a CDS encoding glycosyltransferase family 4 protein, which produces MKTILIAHNYSVVSFSAMSYHLAHHLADLGHQVIFISHQPYFLKKEYKVIGKGRIVLCSWPSNKRPTSAEAFFWYTRLHLKYKPNVIIGHFVGSNISIVVSKLLSLGRVKTFEYYHTLREQILADLKKVSIKQKLLFFRKKMFYKFLCDVVVCPSELAKTNLKVHNNLIKGIVLLNPMVDRFNNNKVIEKNTIVISYLGRIDPSKGVVDLINAFIAYKEKFASSRIVLKIAGTGNQVVNIIELIKDKPEIHYLGGIEYLDVDDYLKASHYTIIPSKFDNLPTVGLESMMNKTPILISNSTGLSSYLTEGKDCFKFNPTFEDMIALFEKVEGNFHKYEKMAHCARKTFEEQFNMETYCRNFNTLICNL; this is translated from the coding sequence ATGAAAACAATTCTTATAGCACATAATTATAGTGTAGTCTCTTTTTCGGCAATGAGTTATCATTTGGCGCATCATTTAGCTGATTTAGGTCATCAAGTTATATTTATTTCGCATCAACCTTATTTTTTAAAAAAGGAATATAAAGTTATAGGCAAAGGTAGGATTGTTTTATGTTCATGGCCTTCCAATAAAAGGCCGACTTCCGCTGAAGCTTTTTTTTGGTATACTAGGTTGCATTTAAAATATAAACCAAATGTAATAATTGGACATTTTGTAGGGAGTAATATTAGTATAGTAGTGTCCAAATTATTGTCTTTAGGAAGAGTGAAAACTTTTGAATATTATCATACTTTACGAGAGCAGATACTGGCTGATTTAAAAAAGGTTTCGATAAAACAAAAGCTCCTGTTTTTTCGAAAAAAAATGTTTTATAAATTTTTATGTGATGTAGTTGTATGTCCTTCTGAATTAGCCAAAACTAATTTGAAGGTGCATAATAATTTAATAAAGGGAATTGTATTGTTGAACCCTATGGTTGATAGGTTTAATAATAATAAAGTCATAGAAAAGAACACTATTGTTATTTCATATTTAGGCAGGATTGATCCTTCAAAAGGAGTAGTAGATTTAATCAATGCTTTTATAGCCTATAAAGAAAAGTTTGCTAGTTCAAGAATTGTGTTAAAAATTGCTGGAACTGGAAATCAAGTTGTAAATATAATAGAGTTAATTAAAGATAAACCTGAGATACATTATTTAGGGGGTATTGAATATTTAGATGTTGATGATTATTTAAAAGCAAGTCATTATACAATAATTCCCTCTAAATTTGATAATTTGCCCACAGTAGGGCTGGAGTCAATGATGAATAAAACGCCAATATTAATTTCTAATTCTACAGGTTTGTCTAGTTATTTAACAGAAGGGAAAGATTGTTTTAAGTTTAACCCGACTTTTGAAGATATGATAGCTTTATTTGAAAAAGTAGAGGGCAATTTTCATAAATATGAAAAAATGGCTCACTGTGCTAGGAAAACTTTTGAAGAGCAATTTAATATGGAAACCTATTGCAGAAATTTCAATACTCTAATATGCAATTTGTAA